A genomic window from Pyxidicoccus trucidator includes:
- a CDS encoding helix-turn-helix transcriptional regulator, producing the protein MSNVHERLRRLLFLVPYVSKHPGVTVESLAKALNISREDLLEELDLLTCVGRPPFNPDDYIDIYVDNDRVYVDLDQRLFAPPRLTPGEAAALAASAELLRPAAGDALQSALQKLERILPPSTRERYREMYRKIDASAEAPQALAPLTRAIIERLEVTFAYATPGRAPEARRVRPYELLSHRGQWYLQGFDHMRQDARLFRLDRMEDIAVTDTAFLPPPDARADVPNPARSRTEVSVRVRFSPVAAPYVKERFGRDARPLADGGVEVSVAGDSERWLTQWVLSFGGEAQVMEPESARAAVARAARASVGL; encoded by the coding sequence ATGAGCAACGTCCACGAGCGGCTCCGCCGCCTGCTGTTCCTCGTCCCCTACGTGTCCAAGCACCCCGGCGTCACGGTGGAGTCGCTCGCGAAGGCCCTCAACATCAGCCGTGAGGACCTGCTGGAGGAGCTGGACCTGCTCACCTGCGTGGGCCGGCCGCCCTTCAACCCGGACGACTACATCGACATCTACGTGGACAATGATCGCGTCTACGTGGACCTCGACCAGCGCCTCTTCGCGCCGCCCCGGTTGACGCCGGGCGAGGCCGCGGCCCTGGCCGCCTCGGCGGAGCTGTTGCGCCCGGCGGCGGGGGACGCGCTGCAGAGCGCCCTCCAGAAGCTGGAGCGCATCCTCCCGCCCTCCACCCGCGAGCGCTACCGGGAGATGTACCGGAAGATCGACGCCTCCGCCGAGGCGCCCCAGGCGCTGGCGCCGCTCACCCGCGCCATCATCGAGCGGCTGGAGGTGACGTTCGCCTACGCCACCCCGGGCCGCGCGCCCGAGGCGCGCCGGGTGCGCCCGTACGAGCTGCTCAGCCACCGGGGCCAGTGGTACCTCCAGGGCTTCGACCACATGCGCCAGGACGCGCGCCTCTTCCGGCTGGACCGGATGGAGGACATCGCCGTCACGGACACCGCCTTCCTGCCCCCGCCCGACGCGCGGGCGGACGTGCCCAACCCGGCCCGCAGCCGCACCGAGGTCTCCGTGCGGGTGCGCTTCTCCCCGGTGGCCGCTCCCTACGTGAAGGAGCGCTTCGGCCGGGACGCTCGCCCGCTCGCCGATGGGGGCGTGGAGGTGTCGGTGGCCGGCGATAGCGAGCGCTGGCTGACGCAGTGGGTGCTGTCGTTTGGAGGCGAGGCGCAGGTCATGGAACCCGAAAGCGCGCGAGCCGCCGTTGCCCGAGCGGCGCGGGCCTCGGTAGGATTGTAG
- a CDS encoding phospholipase D-like domain-containing protein — protein MSEQSGVSSDGEPGLVRSPGPVPVHPPVWSQNVSGLLLSRFYLPRSHAVVTGNACQLLRDGVEAYPAMLEAIRRARRYIRLETYMFITDAVGELFGQALAEAAERGVHVKVLYDAVGSWTSRRSFFEALRQRGVDIRAFKPFSLSRGLRHLLRRDHRKILVVDGEVAFTGGVNISAHWAPAGQGSGWRDDVLRIEGPAVHELERRFLATWRMMFQDRFHRLASGLHRFKRRAPRRGQVSLAVLSSRRSIHRAYLHAIHRARSSVLIAAAYFIPDRRMVAALREASKRGVEVHLLLNARSDHPFLEFATRAFYEKLLASGIRIFEWQRGVLHAKTAVVDGVWGTIGSFNLERLSLAFNHEVNAVFADPRLGRQLEESFRTDCGNCREVTLAGFRRRPLWEKVLERVLYAFRKVL, from the coding sequence ATGAGCGAGCAGTCAGGCGTTTCGAGCGACGGTGAGCCGGGGCTCGTGCGTTCCCCGGGGCCGGTGCCGGTGCACCCGCCCGTGTGGAGCCAGAATGTCTCCGGGCTCCTGCTGTCGCGCTTCTACCTGCCCCGCAGCCATGCGGTGGTGACGGGCAACGCGTGTCAGCTCCTGCGCGACGGTGTCGAGGCCTATCCGGCCATGCTGGAGGCCATCCGCCGGGCGCGCCGCTACATCCGCCTGGAGACGTACATGTTCATCACCGACGCCGTCGGTGAGCTGTTCGGCCAGGCGCTGGCGGAGGCCGCCGAGCGTGGCGTGCACGTGAAGGTGCTCTACGACGCGGTGGGCTCGTGGACGAGCCGCCGGAGCTTCTTCGAGGCGCTGCGCCAGCGCGGGGTGGACATCCGCGCCTTCAAGCCCTTCAGCCTGTCGCGTGGGCTGCGCCACCTGCTGCGCAGGGACCACCGGAAGATTCTCGTGGTGGACGGTGAGGTGGCCTTCACGGGCGGGGTGAACATCTCCGCGCACTGGGCCCCGGCGGGGCAGGGCTCGGGGTGGCGGGACGACGTGCTGCGGATTGAGGGCCCTGCGGTGCACGAGCTGGAGCGGCGCTTCCTGGCCACGTGGCGGATGATGTTCCAGGACCGGTTCCACCGGCTGGCGTCGGGGCTGCATCGCTTCAAGCGCCGGGCACCCAGGCGAGGTCAGGTGAGCCTGGCGGTGCTGTCCAGCCGGCGGAGCATCCACCGGGCGTACCTGCATGCGATTCACCGGGCGCGCAGCAGCGTGCTCATCGCCGCCGCGTACTTCATCCCGGACCGGCGCATGGTGGCCGCGCTGCGCGAGGCCTCGAAGCGGGGGGTGGAGGTGCACCTGCTGCTCAACGCCCGCAGCGACCACCCCTTCCTGGAGTTCGCCACCCGGGCCTTCTACGAGAAGCTGCTGGCCTCCGGCATCCGCATCTTCGAGTGGCAGCGCGGCGTGCTGCACGCCAAGACGGCGGTGGTGGACGGGGTGTGGGGCACCATCGGCTCCTTCAACCTGGAGCGGCTGAGCCTCGCCTTCAACCACGAGGTGAACGCCGTCTTCGCCGACCCCCGCCTGGGGCGGCAGCTGGAGGAGTCCTTCCGCACCGACTGCGGCAACTGCCGCGAGGTGACGCTGGCCGGGTTCCGCCGCCGGCCCCTCTGGGAGAAGGTCCTGGAGCGCGTGCTGTACGCCTTCCGCAAGGTGCTCTGA
- a CDS encoding peptide chain release factor family protein — MSTSPARRHAAHAALALDDEALLKACEVEYFIASGPGGQHRNTTASGVRLTHPPTELSVTATERRSQVQNKGVALDRLREGLKALTFVPKVRRATKPSAGSKRRRLEGKKRTSEKKTLRSSKSLD, encoded by the coding sequence ATGAGCACCTCCCCCGCACGCCGACACGCCGCGCACGCTGCCCTCGCCCTGGATGACGAGGCGCTGCTGAAGGCGTGCGAGGTGGAGTACTTCATCGCCTCGGGCCCGGGCGGTCAGCACCGCAACACCACCGCCAGCGGCGTGCGCCTCACGCACCCGCCCACGGAGCTGTCCGTCACCGCCACCGAGCGTCGCAGCCAGGTGCAGAACAAGGGCGTCGCGCTCGACCGGCTCCGCGAGGGACTCAAGGCCCTCACCTTCGTCCCCAAGGTGCGCCGCGCCACCAAGCCCAGCGCGGGCTCGAAGCGACGGCGGCTGGAGGGCAAGAAGCGCACGTCCGAGAAGAAGACCCTGCGCAGCAGCAAGTCTCTCGACTGA
- a CDS encoding type II secretion system protein: MSPHPFLRRRRALARGSSIIEVIIAMAVLALAGAGAVGGMVTASRHVHDGQLFQVKRLMVEARAQRLWLANKNTLVAQAVAPPSTFPPDIPPGTEPWQVDTSVAVPNDPGSGAYFELSATGEVKTPAATIAAGTACNATEVPTGTYCREVLVTRGMPRTVAVNSAALLPPGSQPVTVWTRVWRKGEPPENATVHSEVFVQ; the protein is encoded by the coding sequence ATGAGCCCGCATCCGTTCCTCCGGCGGCGCCGCGCCCTGGCGCGCGGCTCCAGCATCATCGAGGTCATCATCGCCATGGCGGTGCTGGCGCTGGCCGGCGCGGGCGCCGTGGGCGGCATGGTGACGGCCTCGCGCCACGTGCACGACGGGCAGCTCTTCCAGGTGAAGCGGCTGATGGTGGAGGCTCGCGCGCAGCGGCTGTGGCTGGCCAACAAGAACACGCTGGTGGCCCAGGCGGTGGCGCCTCCCTCCACCTTCCCGCCGGACATTCCTCCCGGCACCGAGCCCTGGCAGGTGGACACCTCCGTCGCGGTGCCGAACGACCCGGGCTCCGGCGCATACTTCGAGCTGTCCGCCACCGGCGAGGTGAAGACGCCAGCCGCCACGATTGCGGCCGGCACGGCGTGCAACGCCACCGAGGTGCCCACCGGCACGTACTGCCGCGAGGTGCTGGTCACCCGGGGGATGCCGCGCACCGTGGCGGTGAACTCGGCCGCGCTGCTGCCCCCGGGCTCGCAGCCGGTGACGGTGTGGACGCGCGTGTGGCGCAAGGGCGAGCCCCCGGAGAACGCAACCGTGCACAGCGAGGTCTTCGTCCAATGA
- a CDS encoding FHA domain-containing protein, with translation MPFQLTISEGREAGKEFVFDQDSVLIGRSTDCDVALFDPGVSRKHCRIFLDGETYSVEDQGSANGTLVNGSPVATQSLEDGDKLTLGPVTFVFVMMTDEASTGEEEIPAEAPPAANSTRIVSVDAIKRQRNKGVALAPEGADEEELEEMRQGATRHNMRSLRPVAPAPSSPRASGPKAAIERAAPAAAPPVPRRSTAAAAPVPARPRTGGAQPVGGGLSAAERARIRRESPGLVAGAKLFWADASSGVRSGILGGAAAVVLGIFGLLYWLVISDGDGGPGKGEEPALLSAQPIRDSFGLGEGVTWERPDMKIFQWEYTAATRAVVILHYQAQGISKDEVVVSVNGVDVGKVLPDTLASQDRALELMIPAENLKKGEPNRIIFDNVKNPPGEDPWVIWNVWVERALLPDLLPEELALKANESYRRGRKNFDTPDIGARNRYEAWKAFRESWLMLEAHPVPKPDLYFEAQERMRAAQQELDRTCAKLLLEVEGYYNQGNYKAASATLDHVKEYFPEYDQPCATRAENKRSEYGL, from the coding sequence ATGCCTTTCCAGCTGACGATCTCCGAAGGAAGAGAAGCCGGTAAGGAGTTCGTCTTCGACCAGGACTCCGTGCTCATCGGCAGGTCGACGGATTGTGACGTCGCCCTGTTCGACCCCGGCGTCTCCCGCAAGCACTGCCGCATCTTCCTCGACGGAGAGACCTATTCCGTCGAGGACCAGGGCAGCGCCAACGGCACGCTCGTCAACGGCTCCCCGGTGGCCACGCAGTCCCTGGAGGACGGCGACAAGCTGACGCTCGGCCCGGTGACGTTCGTCTTCGTCATGATGACGGACGAGGCGTCCACGGGTGAGGAAGAGATTCCCGCCGAAGCGCCGCCCGCCGCCAACAGCACCCGCATCGTCTCCGTGGACGCCATCAAGCGGCAGCGCAACAAGGGTGTAGCGCTGGCGCCGGAAGGGGCGGACGAGGAAGAGCTGGAGGAGATGCGCCAGGGCGCCACCCGCCACAACATGCGCTCGCTGCGTCCCGTGGCCCCTGCGCCGAGCTCGCCCCGGGCCTCCGGGCCCAAGGCGGCCATCGAGCGCGCGGCTCCGGCGGCGGCACCTCCCGTCCCCAGGCGCTCCACGGCGGCGGCGGCGCCGGTCCCCGCGCGCCCGCGCACCGGGGGTGCCCAGCCGGTGGGCGGAGGCCTCTCCGCGGCCGAGCGCGCCCGCATCCGTCGCGAGTCGCCCGGCCTCGTCGCCGGCGCGAAGCTCTTCTGGGCGGACGCCAGCTCCGGGGTCCGCAGCGGCATCCTCGGCGGCGCCGCCGCGGTGGTGCTGGGCATCTTCGGCCTCCTCTACTGGCTGGTCATCAGCGACGGCGACGGCGGGCCGGGCAAGGGCGAGGAGCCCGCGCTGCTCAGCGCGCAGCCCATCCGCGACTCGTTCGGCCTGGGTGAGGGCGTCACCTGGGAGCGGCCGGACATGAAGATCTTCCAGTGGGAATACACCGCCGCCACGCGCGCGGTGGTCATCCTCCACTACCAGGCCCAGGGCATCTCCAAGGACGAGGTGGTGGTGAGCGTCAACGGCGTGGACGTGGGCAAGGTGCTGCCCGACACGCTGGCCAGCCAGGACCGCGCGCTGGAGCTGATGATTCCGGCGGAGAACCTCAAGAAGGGCGAGCCCAACCGCATCATCTTCGACAACGTGAAGAACCCGCCGGGCGAGGACCCGTGGGTCATCTGGAACGTGTGGGTCGAGCGCGCGCTGCTGCCGGACCTGCTGCCGGAGGAGCTCGCGCTGAAGGCCAACGAGTCCTACAGGCGCGGCCGGAAGAACTTCGACACGCCGGACATCGGCGCGCGCAACCGCTACGAGGCGTGGAAGGCCTTCCGCGAGTCGTGGCTGATGCTGGAGGCCCACCCGGTGCCCAAGCCGGACCTCTACTTCGAGGCCCAGGAGCGCATGAGGGCGGCGCAGCAGGAGCTGGACCGAACCTGCGCCAAGCTGCTGCTCGAGGTGGAGGGCTACTACAACCAGGGCAACTACAAGGCCGCCTCCGCCACGCTGGACCACGTGAAGGAGTACTTCCCCGAGTACGACCAGCCGTGCGCCACCCGCGCGGAGAACAAGCGCTCGGAGTACGGGCTGTAG
- a CDS encoding helix-turn-helix transcriptional regulator, translated as MERTERILDLVALLLDAREPISWAELREHFPSDYGGSDDAAERKFERDKAELVELGFPLTYVQGDDDRRDGYIVDRDAYYLPEADLTKEELAVLYAAGSAALASGAFPGRDDLAHALRKIGFFAGESLPTPRVRMELGAVQEGEEKELSARLEQLWDACASRKWVDITYASPKSPSTTQRKVDPYGLALRRGVWTLVGHCHLRGGLRTFHVHRVRELKVNTARPRTPDFQVPEDFSLDAHVAYFPWQHRFHEPMEVVLRLSGALASRAASLLPGATLEPAEEGVVRARMRVTFLDGLVRFCLQLGPDCRVEGPERAQARLTEMATRILERHV; from the coding sequence ATGGAACGCACCGAACGCATCCTCGACCTCGTAGCCCTTCTGCTCGACGCGCGCGAGCCCATCTCCTGGGCCGAGCTGCGCGAGCACTTCCCTTCTGACTACGGCGGCTCGGACGATGCCGCCGAGCGAAAGTTCGAGCGTGACAAGGCGGAGCTGGTGGAGCTGGGCTTCCCGCTGACCTACGTGCAGGGCGACGACGACCGGCGCGACGGCTACATCGTCGACCGCGACGCCTACTACCTGCCGGAGGCGGACCTCACCAAGGAGGAGCTGGCCGTGCTGTACGCCGCCGGCTCCGCGGCGCTGGCCTCCGGCGCCTTCCCCGGCCGGGACGACCTGGCGCACGCACTGCGCAAGATTGGCTTCTTCGCCGGCGAGTCGCTGCCCACGCCCCGCGTGCGCATGGAGCTGGGCGCCGTGCAGGAGGGCGAGGAGAAGGAGCTGTCCGCCCGCCTGGAGCAGCTCTGGGACGCGTGCGCCTCGCGCAAGTGGGTGGACATCACCTACGCCAGTCCCAAGAGCCCCAGCACCACGCAGCGCAAGGTGGACCCGTACGGGCTCGCGCTGCGCCGCGGCGTCTGGACGCTGGTGGGCCACTGCCACCTGCGCGGCGGCCTGCGGACGTTCCACGTGCACCGCGTCCGGGAGCTGAAGGTGAACACCGCCCGTCCGCGCACGCCGGACTTCCAGGTGCCGGAGGACTTCTCGCTGGACGCCCACGTGGCGTACTTCCCGTGGCAGCACCGCTTCCACGAGCCGATGGAGGTGGTGCTCCGCCTGTCGGGCGCGCTGGCCTCGCGCGCCGCGAGCCTGCTGCCCGGCGCCACGCTGGAGCCCGCGGAGGAGGGCGTCGTCCGCGCTCGCATGCGGGTGACGTTCCTGGACGGCCTGGTGCGCTTCTGTCTGCAGCTGGGTCCGGACTGCCGCGTGGAGGGCCCGGAGCGCGCCCAGGCGCGGCTGACGGAGATGGCGACGCGCATCCTGGAGCGACACGTATGA
- the acnA gene encoding aconitate hydratase AcnA, with the protein MTDSFGTKSQLKVGSATYDYYSLARLAKAHPAVERLPFSLKVLLENLLRNEDGRVVKREHVEKMLAWDPKATPDVEISFHPARVLLQDFTGVPAVVDMAAMREALASMGGDPAKINPRNPADLVIDHSVQIDAFATTAAFKENAELEFERNRERYAFLRWGQSAFKGFGVVPPDIGICHQVNLEFLARVTFREGTTVYPDTLVGTDSHTTMINGLGVVGWGVGGIEAEAALLGQPITMLIPQVVGFKLKGQLPAGATATDLVLTVTQMLRKKGVVGKFVEFFGSGLKSLSLPDRATIANMAPEYGATIGFFPVDEESLNYLRFTGRPDDVVALTEAYAKEQGLWRKDDAAEPVFSDTLELELSTVVPSLAGPKRPQDRVPLTEMKAGYEKSLVEMLAAGKSKGEDDEGGGKGKAPAAEVPPERLAQTSTVKSGRSSYQLGHGAVVIASITSCTNTSNPAVLVAAGILAKNAVERGLNPKPWVKTSLAPGSRVVTEYLRDAGLLPYLEAVGFHVVGYGCTTCIGNSGPLPEPVANAVTEADLVVAAVLSGNRNFEGRINPHVRMNYLASPPLVVAYALAGEVGLDLNKEPLGMDPNGRPVFLKDIWPTDEEIRTTIRASVKPEQFRSQYANAMEGDALWQQLQVTKGSTFKWEPKSTYVRKPPFFENLPKEPKPTQDIKGAQVLALLGDSVTTDHISPAGNIAKTSPAAKYLMAEGVEPKDFNSYGARRGNHEVMVRGTFANIRLKNLLVPGVEGGVTVHIPTRERMSIYDASMKYQQEGTPLVVLAGAEYGTGSSRDWAAKGTQLLGVKAVIAKSFERIHRSNLVGMGLLPLQFEAGQDAQSLGLTGHEKFEITGVAENLAPQKKLTVKATGEGGTKEFTALCRIDTPNELDYYRHGGILQYVLRQLAKA; encoded by the coding sequence ATGACCGACAGTTTCGGCACGAAGTCCCAGCTCAAGGTGGGCTCGGCCACGTACGACTACTACAGCCTGGCCAGGCTGGCGAAGGCGCACCCCGCGGTGGAGCGCCTCCCGTTCTCGCTCAAGGTTCTGCTGGAGAACCTGCTGCGCAACGAGGATGGCCGCGTCGTCAAGCGCGAGCACGTGGAGAAGATGCTCGCCTGGGACCCCAAGGCCACCCCGGACGTCGAAATCTCCTTCCACCCCGCCCGCGTCCTCCTCCAGGACTTCACCGGCGTGCCCGCCGTGGTGGACATGGCCGCCATGCGCGAGGCGCTCGCCTCCATGGGCGGCGACCCGGCGAAAATCAACCCGCGCAACCCCGCCGACCTCGTCATCGACCACTCGGTCCAGATTGACGCCTTCGCCACCACCGCGGCCTTCAAGGAGAACGCGGAGCTGGAGTTCGAGCGCAACCGCGAGCGCTACGCCTTCCTCCGCTGGGGCCAGAGCGCCTTCAAGGGCTTCGGCGTCGTCCCGCCGGACATCGGCATCTGCCACCAGGTGAACCTCGAGTTCCTCGCCCGCGTGACGTTCCGCGAGGGCACCACCGTGTACCCGGACACCCTGGTGGGCACCGACAGCCACACCACGATGATCAACGGCCTGGGCGTGGTGGGCTGGGGCGTGGGCGGAATCGAGGCCGAGGCCGCGCTGCTCGGCCAGCCGATTACGATGCTGATTCCCCAGGTGGTGGGCTTCAAGCTCAAGGGCCAGCTGCCCGCGGGCGCCACCGCCACGGACCTGGTGCTCACCGTCACGCAGATGCTTCGCAAGAAGGGCGTGGTGGGCAAGTTCGTGGAGTTCTTCGGCAGCGGCCTCAAGTCGCTGTCCCTGCCGGACCGCGCCACCATCGCCAACATGGCGCCCGAGTACGGCGCCACCATCGGCTTCTTCCCGGTGGACGAGGAGAGCCTCAACTACCTGCGCTTCACCGGCCGCCCGGATGACGTCGTGGCCCTCACCGAGGCCTACGCGAAGGAGCAGGGCCTGTGGCGCAAGGATGACGCGGCCGAGCCCGTCTTCAGCGACACGCTGGAGCTGGAGCTGTCCACCGTGGTGCCCAGCCTCGCCGGCCCCAAGCGCCCGCAGGACCGCGTGCCCCTCACGGAGATGAAGGCGGGCTACGAGAAGTCGCTGGTGGAGATGCTCGCCGCCGGCAAGAGCAAGGGCGAGGACGACGAGGGCGGCGGCAAGGGCAAGGCCCCCGCGGCCGAGGTGCCCCCGGAGCGCCTGGCCCAGACGTCCACCGTGAAGTCGGGCCGCTCCAGCTACCAGCTCGGCCACGGCGCGGTGGTGATTGCGTCGATTACCTCCTGCACCAACACCTCCAACCCGGCGGTGCTGGTGGCGGCGGGCATCCTCGCGAAGAACGCGGTGGAGCGCGGCCTCAACCCCAAGCCGTGGGTGAAGACGAGCCTCGCCCCGGGCAGCCGCGTCGTCACCGAGTACCTGCGTGACGCGGGCCTGCTGCCCTACCTGGAGGCCGTCGGCTTCCACGTGGTGGGCTACGGCTGCACCACCTGCATCGGCAACTCCGGCCCGCTGCCCGAGCCCGTCGCCAACGCCGTCACCGAGGCGGACCTCGTGGTGGCCGCGGTGCTGTCCGGCAACCGCAACTTCGAGGGCCGCATCAACCCGCACGTGCGCATGAACTACCTGGCCAGCCCGCCGCTGGTGGTGGCCTACGCGCTGGCCGGCGAGGTGGGGCTGGATTTGAACAAGGAGCCGCTGGGCATGGACCCCAACGGCCGCCCGGTGTTCCTCAAGGACATCTGGCCCACGGACGAGGAGATTCGCACCACCATCCGCGCCTCCGTGAAGCCGGAGCAGTTCCGCAGCCAGTACGCCAACGCCATGGAGGGCGACGCGCTCTGGCAGCAGCTCCAGGTGACCAAGGGCTCCACCTTCAAGTGGGAGCCGAAGTCCACCTACGTGCGCAAGCCGCCCTTCTTCGAGAACCTGCCCAAGGAGCCGAAGCCGACGCAGGACATCAAGGGCGCGCAGGTGCTGGCGCTGCTGGGTGACTCCGTCACCACGGACCACATCTCCCCGGCCGGCAACATCGCCAAGACGAGCCCGGCGGCGAAGTACCTCATGGCCGAGGGCGTGGAGCCGAAGGACTTCAATTCCTACGGCGCCCGGCGCGGCAACCACGAGGTCATGGTGCGCGGCACCTTCGCCAACATCCGCCTGAAGAACCTGCTGGTGCCCGGCGTGGAGGGTGGCGTCACCGTCCACATCCCCACCCGCGAGCGGATGAGCATCTACGACGCCTCCATGAAGTACCAGCAGGAGGGCACGCCGCTGGTGGTGCTGGCCGGCGCGGAGTACGGCACCGGCTCCAGCCGTGACTGGGCCGCCAAGGGCACCCAGCTCTTGGGCGTCAAGGCCGTCATCGCCAAGAGCTTCGAGCGCATCCACCGCTCCAACCTCGTGGGCATGGGCTTGCTGCCGCTCCAGTTCGAGGCGGGCCAGGACGCGCAGTCGCTGGGCCTCACCGGCCACGAGAAGTTCGAGATTACCGGCGTCGCGGAGAACCTGGCGCCGCAGAAGAAGCTCACCGTGAAGGCCACGGGCGAGGGCGGCACCAAGGAGTTCACGGCGCTGTGCCGCATCGACACGCCGAACGAGCTCGACTACTACCGCCACGGCGGCATCCTGCAGTACGTGCTGCGCCAGCTGGCCAAGGCCTGA
- a CDS encoding GTP pyrophosphokinase, with product MPTLEDALALAVQAHHGQRDKAGQPYILHPLRVMMRLETEAERTVALLHDVVEDTPWTLERLRALGYPEGVLAALDALTRRDGETYEAFVERLRPDALARRVKLADLEDNMDVRRLTQVTPKDAERLARYRAAWARLREP from the coding sequence ATGCCCACCCTCGAAGACGCCCTCGCCCTCGCGGTGCAGGCGCACCATGGCCAGCGGGACAAGGCCGGCCAGCCCTACATCCTCCACCCGCTGCGCGTCATGATGCGGCTGGAGACCGAGGCCGAGCGCACCGTGGCCCTCCTCCACGACGTGGTGGAGGACACGCCCTGGACGCTGGAGCGGCTGCGCGCGCTGGGCTACCCGGAAGGGGTGCTCGCCGCCCTGGACGCCCTCACCCGCCGCGACGGCGAGACGTACGAGGCCTTCGTCGAGCGCCTGAGGCCGGACGCCCTGGCCCGGCGGGTGAAGCTGGCCGACCTGGAGGACAACATGGACGTGCGCCGCCTCACCCAGGTGACGCCGAAGGACGCCGAGCGGCTGGCTCGCTACCGCGCCGCCTGGGCCCGCCTGCGCGAGCCCTGA
- a CDS encoding PilW family protein gives MSAPFSRRVPASRRGMTLLETMIVSVLAAIIIAAAAALLLAGGRVVHNTEHASDSHDNARLAGETIMSMVRQAGAGAPGGLWVLQGGVPIRTNPVFGRDGTTGAGTTGNIVTADGSDDLWLVLPDPNYMGEPCSLNADGTPSGAAVPVAQAGTGGVKVNCTESLRQGALHVASNMTTGALLSNVQLTPANPGAPGQVGYDEQGTAGFSNAPEKGGYQSGDWVYPVRLVHFYLATNPSTGKSALYRAEGRLASDGLGRPYADVAGATPTVVQDFVEDLQVVFGFDTSGTEDPANYTWQHGLEPTFKANLRTVRISVVATGRTPRKDTQSTVVLSDDKPISVENNLRPAGVVADGFYRSLYTRRLELPNLAAASL, from the coding sequence ATGAGCGCCCCCTTCTCCCGACGGGTGCCCGCCTCCCGGCGCGGCATGACGCTGCTGGAGACGATGATTGTCTCCGTGCTGGCGGCCATCATCATCGCGGCGGCGGCGGCCCTGCTGCTGGCCGGCGGCCGCGTGGTGCACAACACGGAGCACGCGTCGGACAGCCACGACAACGCCCGGCTCGCGGGGGAGACCATCATGAGCATGGTGCGGCAGGCCGGCGCGGGCGCTCCCGGCGGCCTGTGGGTGCTGCAGGGCGGCGTGCCCATCCGCACCAACCCCGTCTTCGGTCGCGATGGCACCACCGGCGCCGGCACCACGGGCAACATCGTCACGGCCGACGGCAGCGATGACCTGTGGCTCGTGCTGCCGGACCCCAACTACATGGGCGAGCCCTGCTCGCTCAACGCGGACGGGACGCCCTCTGGCGCCGCGGTGCCCGTGGCCCAGGCCGGCACGGGCGGGGTGAAGGTCAACTGCACCGAGAGCCTGAGGCAGGGGGCGCTCCACGTGGCCAGCAACATGACGACCGGCGCGCTCCTGTCCAACGTCCAGCTGACCCCGGCGAACCCCGGCGCCCCCGGGCAGGTGGGCTACGACGAGCAGGGCACCGCGGGCTTCTCCAACGCGCCGGAGAAGGGCGGCTACCAGAGCGGCGACTGGGTGTACCCGGTGCGGCTGGTGCACTTCTACCTCGCGACCAACCCCTCGACGGGCAAGTCCGCGCTGTACCGCGCGGAGGGGCGGCTCGCGTCGGACGGGCTGGGCCGGCCGTACGCGGACGTCGCTGGCGCCACCCCGACGGTGGTGCAGGACTTCGTGGAGGACCTGCAGGTGGTGTTCGGCTTCGACACCAGCGGCACCGAGGACCCCGCCAACTACACGTGGCAGCACGGCCTGGAGCCCACCTTCAAGGCGAACCTGCGCACGGTGCGCATCAGCGTGGTGGCCACCGGACGCACCCCCCGCAAGGACACCCAGAGCACCGTCGTGCTGTCCGACGACAAGCCCATCTCCGTCGAGAACAACCTGCGGCCGGCCGGCGTCGTCGCGGACGGCTTCTACCGCAGTCTCTACACGCGCCGCCTGGAGCTGCCCAACCTGGCCGCGGCCAGCCTGTGA